A window of the Streptomyces sp. Ag109_O5-10 genome harbors these coding sequences:
- a CDS encoding helix-turn-helix transcriptional regulator encodes MDNREEVREFLTSRRAKITPERAGLPSGIRRRVPGLRRSEVAALADVSVEYYAKLERGNLAGVSPAVLEAVARALQLDDAERAHLLNLAQAADGSDALTRPRRRTTRAWTSHRSLQWVLDAVTAGPAFVRNGRMDLLATNQLARAFYADVYATAGNQANLARFQFLDPASRRFYPDWDQAADISVAILRTEAGRNPHDKDLHDLVGELSTRSDDFRTRWGAHNVRHHGTGTKRFHHHAVGDLTLAYEGLEMAAEPGLTLTIYTAEPGSPSEEGLRLLSAWAATREADPDTKRSAPR; translated from the coding sequence ATGGACAACCGTGAGGAGGTCCGCGAGTTCCTCACCTCGCGGCGCGCGAAGATCACTCCCGAGCGGGCGGGCCTGCCATCCGGCATCCGCCGCCGGGTTCCCGGACTGCGCCGCAGCGAGGTCGCCGCCCTGGCCGATGTGAGCGTGGAGTACTACGCCAAGCTCGAGCGCGGCAACCTCGCCGGCGTCTCCCCCGCTGTACTCGAAGCCGTCGCCCGCGCCCTCCAGCTCGACGACGCCGAACGCGCCCACCTGCTCAATCTCGCCCAGGCCGCCGACGGCTCCGACGCCCTCACCCGGCCACGCCGCCGCACCACCCGGGCCTGGACGTCGCACCGCAGCCTGCAATGGGTGCTGGACGCCGTCACCGCGGGGCCCGCGTTCGTCCGCAACGGCCGCATGGACCTGCTCGCCACCAACCAGCTCGCCCGCGCCTTCTACGCCGACGTCTACGCCACGGCCGGCAACCAGGCGAACCTGGCCCGGTTCCAGTTCCTCGACCCCGCCTCGCGCCGCTTCTACCCGGACTGGGACCAGGCCGCCGACATCTCCGTCGCCATCCTGCGCACCGAAGCCGGCCGCAACCCCCACGACAAGGACCTCCACGATCTCGTCGGCGAGCTGTCCACCCGCAGCGACGACTTCCGCACCCGCTGGGGCGCCCACAACGTCCGCCACCACGGCACCGGCACCAAACGCTTCCACCACCACGCCGTCGGCGACCTCACCCTCGCCTACGAGGGCCTGGAGATGGCCGCAGAACCCGGCCTCACCCTCACCATCTACACCGCCGAACCCGGCTCACCCTCCGAAGAAGGACTGCGCCTGCTCTCCGCATGGGCCGCCACTCGGGAAGCCGACCCTGACACGAAACGATCTGCGCCCAGATGA
- a CDS encoding zinc-dependent alcohol dehydrogenase family protein, producing the protein MRGAVIHAPGDVRFETLDDPKILHSTDAIIRTAVTCVCGSDLWPYRGAEPIGDPHPMGHEYVGFVEEIGSEVTAVKPGQFVVGSFATSDNSCANCRNGFPSNCLHREFMSTCQADYVRIPNAQGTLVATDEIPDERFWPGLLAVSDVMGTGWWAADAAEVEPGSTAVVVGDGAVGLCAVIAAKEMGAERIIVMSRHETRQKLAEEFGATDIVTERGDEGVARIKDMTGGIGADAVLECVGTAQAMRQALHSARPGGNVGFVGVPHEVAIDGQELFFSHVGLRGGPAPVRRYLPDLIDRILTGAIDPGKVFDLTLPLDQVAEGYRAMDERRAIKALLKP; encoded by the coding sequence ATGCGCGGCGCAGTGATCCACGCCCCCGGCGACGTCCGTTTCGAGACCCTGGACGACCCGAAGATCCTCCACTCGACCGACGCGATCATCCGTACGGCCGTGACCTGCGTATGCGGCTCCGACCTGTGGCCCTACCGCGGCGCGGAGCCGATCGGCGACCCGCATCCCATGGGACACGAGTACGTCGGCTTCGTCGAGGAGATCGGGTCCGAGGTCACCGCCGTCAAGCCGGGCCAGTTCGTCGTCGGCTCCTTCGCCACCTCGGACAACAGCTGCGCGAACTGCCGGAACGGCTTCCCGTCCAACTGCCTGCACCGCGAGTTCATGTCCACCTGCCAGGCCGACTACGTGCGCATCCCCAACGCCCAGGGCACCCTGGTCGCCACTGACGAGATCCCTGACGAGCGGTTCTGGCCGGGTCTGCTGGCCGTCTCCGACGTGATGGGCACCGGCTGGTGGGCCGCCGACGCCGCCGAGGTCGAGCCCGGCTCCACCGCCGTGGTCGTCGGCGACGGCGCGGTCGGGCTGTGCGCGGTGATCGCCGCCAAGGAGATGGGTGCCGAGCGCATCATCGTCATGAGCCGGCACGAGACGCGACAGAAGCTCGCCGAGGAGTTCGGCGCCACCGACATCGTCACCGAGCGCGGCGACGAGGGCGTGGCCCGGATCAAGGACATGACCGGTGGAATCGGCGCCGATGCGGTGCTGGAGTGTGTCGGCACCGCCCAGGCCATGCGGCAGGCCCTGCACTCGGCACGCCCCGGCGGCAACGTCGGCTTCGTTGGCGTCCCCCACGAGGTCGCCATCGACGGCCAGGAGCTGTTCTTCTCCCACGTCGGCCTGCGCGGTGGCCCCGCTCCGGTGCGCCGCTACCTGCCCGACCTGATCGACCGCATCCTGACCGGAGCGATCGACCCGGGCAAGGTCTTCGACCTCACCCTGCCTCTGGACCAGGTCGCCGAGGGCTACCGGGCCATGGACGAGCGCCGCGCCATCAAGGCACTCCTCAAGCCCTGA
- a CDS encoding cupin domain-containing protein: MQITRSSIDTVKGPADWFTGDVYIDPVAAAPEPSRVSAALVHFMPGARTHWHRHPLGQTVFVTEGIGLCQRRGGPIEVIRPGDRVLFEADEEHWHGAAPNRLMVHLAINESDADHDVVHWLTPVTDEEYAAAPATS; the protein is encoded by the coding sequence GTGCAGATCACCCGCAGCTCGATCGACACCGTCAAGGGCCCCGCCGACTGGTTCACCGGCGACGTCTACATCGACCCCGTCGCCGCCGCACCCGAGCCCTCACGGGTCAGCGCCGCCCTGGTGCACTTCATGCCCGGCGCCCGCACCCACTGGCACCGCCACCCGCTCGGCCAGACCGTCTTCGTCACCGAGGGCATCGGCCTGTGCCAGCGCCGCGGCGGACCCATCGAGGTCATCCGGCCCGGCGACCGCGTCCTGTTCGAGGCCGACGAAGAGCACTGGCACGGCGCCGCGCCGAACCGGCTGATGGTCCACCTGGCCATCAACGAGAGCGACGCCGACCACGACGTCGTGCACTGGCTCACCCCCGTCACCGACGAGGAGTACGCCGCCGCACCGGCCACCAGCTGA
- a CDS encoding cyclophilin-like fold protein, whose translation MRIRLTIDGHKADGTLNDSPAGRDLAGLLPLTLALEDFHGTERIGYPPRKLTTDGAPQPSAAKARDLAYYAPWGNLAVFYQDGPAPSADLLILGHLDAPVEQLARAERITVEPAS comes from the coding sequence ATGCGCATTCGCCTGACGATCGACGGCCACAAGGCCGACGGCACCTTGAACGACAGCCCCGCCGGCCGCGACCTGGCCGGCCTGCTCCCGCTCACCCTCGCGCTGGAGGACTTCCACGGCACGGAGCGGATCGGCTACCCGCCACGCAAGCTCACCACCGACGGCGCCCCCCAGCCGTCCGCGGCGAAGGCCCGCGATCTGGCCTACTACGCGCCGTGGGGCAACCTGGCCGTCTTCTACCAGGACGGCCCGGCCCCCTCGGCCGACCTGCTGATCCTCGGCCACCTCGACGCCCCCGTCGAGCAGCTGGCAAGAGCCGAGCGGATCACCGTCGAGCCCGCCAGCTGA
- a CDS encoding glucose 1-dehydrogenase — MNPTYDFTGQVAFITGAGSGMGLATARAFAASGAAVALADIDETAVNAAAKDLTDAGHQALALVCDVSDEDQVAAAVDRTVATFGRLDMAYNNAGIQIPPTDAADESLEQFEKVHAINLRGVWASMKHELRHMRAQGGGAIVNCSSLGGLVGIPGRASYHSTKHGVIGLTTSAALEYAPRGIRINAICPGTIDTPMVSDMIARGELDRAQAEANQPINRLGTADEMAQAVLWLCSPGAGFVVGVALPVDGGYTAR, encoded by the coding sequence GTGAACCCCACCTACGACTTCACCGGCCAGGTCGCCTTCATCACCGGCGCCGGCTCCGGCATGGGCCTGGCCACCGCCCGCGCCTTCGCCGCCTCCGGCGCCGCCGTCGCCCTCGCCGACATCGACGAGACGGCCGTGAACGCGGCGGCGAAGGACCTCACCGACGCGGGCCACCAGGCCCTCGCCCTGGTCTGCGACGTCAGCGACGAGGACCAGGTCGCCGCTGCCGTCGACCGCACCGTGGCCACCTTCGGCCGCCTCGACATGGCCTACAACAACGCCGGCATCCAGATCCCGCCCACCGACGCCGCCGACGAGTCCCTCGAGCAGTTCGAGAAGGTCCACGCCATCAACCTGCGCGGCGTCTGGGCGTCCATGAAGCACGAACTGCGCCACATGCGCGCGCAGGGCGGCGGCGCCATCGTCAACTGCTCCTCCCTCGGCGGCCTGGTCGGCATCCCCGGCCGCGCCTCCTACCACTCCACCAAGCACGGCGTGATCGGCCTGACCACAAGCGCCGCCCTCGAATACGCGCCCCGCGGCATCCGTATCAACGCCATCTGCCCCGGCACCATCGACACCCCCATGGTCAGCGACATGATCGCCAGGGGAGAACTCGACCGCGCCCAGGCCGAAGCCAACCAACCGATCAACCGGCTCGGCACCGCCGACGAGATGGCCCAGGCCGTCCTGTGGCTGTGCAGCCCCGGCGCGGGCTTCGTCGTCGGCGTCGCGCTCCCCGTCGACGGCGGCTACACCGCCCGCTGA
- a CDS encoding DUF6131 family protein, giving the protein MIALGVILLVIGFLAKIAILWTIGIILLVIGLILLLLGAVGHGVRGRRHYW; this is encoded by the coding sequence GTGATCGCCCTGGGAGTCATTCTGCTCGTCATCGGGTTCCTGGCCAAGATCGCCATTCTGTGGACCATCGGGATCATCCTGCTCGTCATTGGACTGATCTTGTTGCTCCTGGGCGCTGTTGGGCATGGGGTCCGCGGGCGACGGCACTACTGGTAG